The Chlamydia poikilotherma DNA segment CACCGATCAAATATTTTTGACTCTAACTGGATTTCTTGAATCCTGTAGTGAGGATAAGCAAAAAAACACCTATTTTCTTTTTCTAAGAAATCTTTGATAACAGATCGAGATAGAGCAGAGTGGGGGTAGAGAATACGGGTGTCCTCTGGTAATGAGGAAATCAAAGGGAGGATCCCCTCTCCTGTTTCAATAGTAGCTAGCGAATGCTGTGCTTTTGGAAGAAGTCTTATAAGACGATGTGCTGTGATTTTCCCTAAACAAAGATAATGTTTATTTTCTAAAGTTCTTTTAGATACTTCCTTACTCATTCTAGAGAGAAATAGCGATGTTGAAGAGGGGCTGGTAAGTAAAATATGAGAGGTTTTCTCTAGGTAGCGAAAAGCAAGACGGAATTGAGGTGAGCTTTTTGCAAACGGAACGATCTTTAGTATGGGAGCAAAATGAGCGCAATATCTTTTTGCCGTTTGTTGATTTAATCCTAGATATATGGTCATGAAATCATCTTGTTCTAGAAATGAATCTAAATTACATAGTTTAGATAGCGCAGGATTGTTTCGCATCTAGAAAACAGTTCTGGTCTTCATAATAGTTATAGTAGAAACATAGTGATACACAATTAAGACACTCGTTTTTAATGATACATAGGTTGCATGATGAGCTGATTGACATTTTTCGATGTGGGAGCTAGGATGTCTTTTTCTAGATCTTAGCTTTTTCTCCAGGGGAAAAATGGCAGTGATTCTTAGGCTTTCTTGGGTTAAGTGCGGAGAGCTTCGCTTTATATTATAGTTTTTCGTTTGTAGATAGTTATTAATAGAGGTTCGGCAATGGCATCATTGTTGCATAAATTTTTAGAAAATGCTTCGGGGAAGAAAGGTCAGGATCTGGCTTCTACCGCATATTTAGCTGCATTAGACCATCTTTTGCATTCCTTTCCTTCCATTGGGAAGAGCATTATCGATGAACTAAAGAGTCAACGTTCTCGTTTAAAGATGATTGCTTCTGAAAATTACGCTTCTATTTCAGTTCAGCTTGCTATGGGGAACTTGCTTACGGATAAATATTGTGAGGGAAGTCCTTTTAAGCGATTTTATTCTTGTTGTGAGAATGTTGATGCTATTGAGTGGGAATGTGTTGAAACAGCTAAAGAACTTTTTGGTGCAGAAAGTGCTTTTGTGCAGCCGCATTCTGGAGCAGATGCCAATTTGTTAGCAATAATGGCAATTATCACGCAGAAAATCCAAGGTCCTGCTGTTAAGCGTTTAGGATACAAAACGATCAATGATCTTACTGATAAGGAGTATGCTGAATTAAAAGCTGAGATAGGTTCTCATGTATGCCTAGGTCCGTCATTGAATTCGGGAGGACATTTAACACATGGGACCGTACGTTTAAACGTGATGTCAAAATTAATGCGTTGCTTGCCTTATGAAGTTAATAAAAAGACAGAACTTTTTGATTATGCTGAGATTGCGCGTTTGGTGCGTACGCATAAGCCGACAGTATTAATTGCTGGATATTCTTCCTATTCTCGCAGGTTAAATTTTTCTACTCTAAAACAAATCGCTGATGATTGTGGAGCTGTTTTATGGGTGGATATGGCGCATTTTGCAGGTCTTGTTGCTGGCGGCGTGTTTATTGAAGAAGAAAATCCTATTCCTTTTGCTGATATTGTAACAACAACAACTCATAAAACCTTGCGAGGACCTCGTGGAGGTTTAGTTTTAGCCTCTAAAGAATACGACGGGATAATTAATAGAGCTTGTCCTTTAATGATGGGGGGGCCCTTACCCCATGTTATTGCTGCGAAGACTGTGGCATTAAAAGAAGCGCTTACTGTGGATTTTAAAAAGTATGCTCATCAGGTTGTAGACAATGCTAGAACTTTAGCAGAACATTTCCAAAAGCAGGGATTGCGTTTACTTACAGGTGGTACTGATAATCATATGTTGATTATTGATCTGACTTCTCTAGGTATTTCCGGGCGTATAGCTGAGGATATCCTAAGTTCTGTAGGTATTGCAGTAAATCGCAACACTATACCATCGGATGCTATAGGGAAATGGGATACTTCAGGAATACGTTTGGGAACACCTGCTTTAACGACTCTGGGTATGGGCAGCGATGAAATGGAAGAAGTTGCGAATATTATTGTGAAAGTATTGCGAAATATTACTTTGAGACGTAATGCTGATGATAGTTTTAGTAAAAGTGAAGGAGAGCTTCCAGAAAACATTGCTCAAGAAGCAAGAGCACGAGTCGCAGACTTATTATCGCGGTTCCCGCTTTATCCTGAAATTGATCTGGAAACTTTAGTTTAGTTAGGAGATATGTTGTTCTATGCCTGATGGGGAAGTAGTTAATAAGTTACGAGATGTTATAGATAAAAAAATCTTAGATGCCCGTCGGGTATTCTTTTCAGAACCTGTAACAGATAAAAGCGCAGCAGATGCTATTAAAAAGCTTTGGTATTTGGAACTTACCAATCCTGGTCAGCCTATAGTATTCGTAATTAATAGTCCTGGAGGATCCGTAGATGCAGGGTTTGCAGTTTGGGATCAGATAAAAATGATGACCTCTCCAGTAACTACTGTGGTTACAGGATTAGCGGCTTCTATGGGGTCAGTATTAAGTTTATGCGCTGCTCCAGGGCGTCGTTTTGCAACTCCTCATTCGCGTATTATGATTCATCAGCCATCCATAGGAGGTCCAATTACAGGACAAGCTACGGATCTAGATATTCATGCTCGTGAGATCTTAAAAACGAAAAAACGCATTGTGGATGTGTATTTAGAAGCCACAGGGCAACCTCGAGAAGTTATTGAGAAAGCGATTGATAGAGACATGTGGATGACAGCAGATGAGGCCAAGGATTTTGGTTTATTAGATGGTATCCTTTTCTCATTCAACGATTTATAAGCCTTACTTATACTCTGGGGCAGGAAATCGCTTTATTCTTAGTGAGACCTGTCCTGAGATTGCGACAATCTCCGTTTTATGTAAGGAGGAACAGGTGGATGGATTTTTACTTGTCCTTCCTTCGTCGCTTGCTGATGCTAAGCTAATTATTTTTAATGATGATGGTTCTCGACCCAAGATGTGTGGGAACGGTCTTCGTTGTGTTATAGCCCATCTTTCTTCAGTATTGAGTAAAGAAGAGATTTCTGTAGAAACCGATTCAGGAATCTATTTCGGAAAATTTTATTCTTGGGATCGTGTTGTTGTAGACATGACTCTTCCAGATTGGAAATATCGTTGTCATCGCCTCTCATATACTATGTCACAGATTCCTAAAGAAATTTTTAGTGTCAATACGGGAGTTCCTCATCTTGTCGTTTTTTTCGATGATGTATCTTCTGTTCCTGTAGATCTTTGGGGAAGTTTTCTACGTTATCATGAGGATTTTTTACCTGAAGGGACTAATGTAAATTTTATTGAAGCCATGAGTTCTGAGGAGTTTCGGATACGCACTTATGAACGTGGATTAGAAAGAGAATCTTTAGCTTGTGGAACCGGGGTTATAGCAGCAGCTCTTGTTGCATCTAGGCGCTATAGTTTGTCAAATACTCAAATTCGTATGTGGACGTGGAGTAATATTTTAATTAAAATTTCTTTAGATTGTGATCGAGTATATCTTGAAGGTCCTGTAAATAAAGAAGTCGTTCAATAGACTTTTCAATTTTTTATATTGAATCTGAATTGAAATGGCTTCAAAAATAATTGAGGGAAGGAATATCTATCGGCAATTCTATATTATGAATTTATTTCTTAAGGATAGATCTCTTGCCCTCTAACTCCAATTCTTTTATAATCTTGATTTATGACTACGTATCCTGTACCACAAAATCCTCTTTTATTACGTGCCCTGCGTCTTATGGATGCCTTCTCTAAGTCTGACGACGAGAGAGATTTTTATTTAGATCGTGTTGAGGGATTTATTCTCTATATTGATTTAGATAAAGATCAAGAAGACTTGGATAAGATCTATGAAGAATTAGAGGTAAATGCGGAACGTTATTGTCTAATTCCTAAGTTAACGTTCTATGAAGTTAAGAAAATCATGGAAACGTTTATCAATGAAAAAATTTATGATATTGATACAAAAGAAAAGTTTCTTGAAATTTTACAGTCTAAAGATGCTCGGGAACAATTTTTAGAATTTATCTATGATCATGAATCTGAATTAGAGAAATGGCAGCAATTTTATGTAGAGCGTTCTCGTATACGTATTATTGAGTGGCTACGTAATAATAAGTTTCATTTTGTCTTCGAGGAAGATCTAGATTTTACGAAGCATATTTTAGAACAATTTAAAATTCATCTTTTCGATACCAAAGTATCAAAAGAATTATCGCAAGCACGTCAGTTGCTCGTGAATAAGGCTAAGGTTTATTATTCTAACGAAGCCTTAAATCCTCGTCCTAAGCGAGGACGTCCTCCGAAACAATCAGCAAAAGTAGAATCCGAGACTACAATATCCAGTGATATTTATACTAAAGTACCCCCAGTTGCTCGGCGTTTTCTTTTTCTTCCGGAAATTACTTCAGCATCTTCAATCACATTTTCTGAGAAATTTGATACCGAAGAAGAGTTCCTTGCGCACCTGCGTGGATCAGGCCGTGTTGAAGATCAATTAAACCTTGCCAATCTTTCTGAAAGATTCGCTTCATTGAAAGAACTGTCTGCAAAATTAGGTTATGATTCACTGTCTACGGGAGATTTCTTTGGAGATGATGACGATAGTGATGATGATGAGAAGCCCGCGCCTAAGAGTAAGGCTCCGGTTAAACGTGGCCGTAAGAAATCTTCATAGACTCTTAGATTTTTTGTAATATCCAAATAGTAGCTGCTCCAAAGGTAAGTTTTCTTTTTTTGCTTATTTGGAATTTTGCATCTTTGAAGATTTGTTCTAGGTAATTATCACTAGGAAGATTCTTAATACTTTCAGCTAAGTATTGATAGGCTTGTTTATTTTTAGAACACAACCTTCCTAGCCAGGGAACCAAAGATTGTAAATATAACC contains these protein-coding regions:
- a CDS encoding uroporphyrinogen-III synthase encodes the protein MTIYLGLNQQTAKRYCAHFAPILKIVPFAKSSPQFRLAFRYLEKTSHILLTSPSSTSLFLSRMSKEVSKRTLENKHYLCLGKITAHRLIRLLPKAQHSLATIETGEGILPLISSLPEDTRILYPHSALSRSVIKDFLEKENRCFFAYPHYRIQEIQLESKIFDRCNRVILTSPSGVRAYAKLFPNLPNRTHLCQGPITLKEFQKIYSHPGKLLHEERSVES
- a CDS encoding glycine hydroxymethyltransferase, with the translated sequence MASLLHKFLENASGKKGQDLASTAYLAALDHLLHSFPSIGKSIIDELKSQRSRLKMIASENYASISVQLAMGNLLTDKYCEGSPFKRFYSCCENVDAIEWECVETAKELFGAESAFVQPHSGADANLLAIMAIITQKIQGPAVKRLGYKTINDLTDKEYAELKAEIGSHVCLGPSLNSGGHLTHGTVRLNVMSKLMRCLPYEVNKKTELFDYAEIARLVRTHKPTVLIAGYSSYSRRLNFSTLKQIADDCGAVLWVDMAHFAGLVAGGVFIEEENPIPFADIVTTTTHKTLRGPRGGLVLASKEYDGIINRACPLMMGGPLPHVIAAKTVALKEALTVDFKKYAHQVVDNARTLAEHFQKQGLRLLTGGTDNHMLIIDLTSLGISGRIAEDILSSVGIAVNRNTIPSDAIGKWDTSGIRLGTPALTTLGMGSDEMEEVANIIVKVLRNITLRRNADDSFSKSEGELPENIAQEARARVADLLSRFPLYPEIDLETLV
- a CDS encoding ATP-dependent Clp protease proteolytic subunit, with protein sequence MPDGEVVNKLRDVIDKKILDARRVFFSEPVTDKSAADAIKKLWYLELTNPGQPIVFVINSPGGSVDAGFAVWDQIKMMTSPVTTVVTGLAASMGSVLSLCAAPGRRFATPHSRIMIHQPSIGGPITGQATDLDIHAREILKTKKRIVDVYLEATGQPREVIEKAIDRDMWMTADEAKDFGLLDGILFSFNDL
- the dapF gene encoding bifunctional diaminopimelate epimerase/glutamate racemase, with translation MVSFSHSTIYKPYLYSGAGNRFILSETCPEIATISVLCKEEQVDGFLLVLPSSLADAKLIIFNDDGSRPKMCGNGLRCVIAHLSSVLSKEEISVETDSGIYFGKFYSWDRVVVDMTLPDWKYRCHRLSYTMSQIPKEIFSVNTGVPHLVVFFDDVSSVPVDLWGSFLRYHEDFLPEGTNVNFIEAMSSEEFRIRTYERGLERESLACGTGVIAAALVASRRYSLSNTQIRMWTWSNILIKISLDCDRVYLEGPVNKEVVQ
- a CDS encoding UPF0158 family protein produces the protein MTTYPVPQNPLLLRALRLMDAFSKSDDERDFYLDRVEGFILYIDLDKDQEDLDKIYEELEVNAERYCLIPKLTFYEVKKIMETFINEKIYDIDTKEKFLEILQSKDAREQFLEFIYDHESELEKWQQFYVERSRIRIIEWLRNNKFHFVFEEDLDFTKHILEQFKIHLFDTKVSKELSQARQLLVNKAKVYYSNEALNPRPKRGRPPKQSAKVESETTISSDIYTKVPPVARRFLFLPEITSASSITFSEKFDTEEEFLAHLRGSGRVEDQLNLANLSERFASLKELSAKLGYDSLSTGDFFGDDDDSDDDEKPAPKSKAPVKRGRKKSS